A genome region from Nicotiana tabacum cultivar K326 chromosome 13, ASM71507v2, whole genome shotgun sequence includes the following:
- the LOC107766956 gene encoding uncharacterized protein LOC107766956, with protein sequence MPETTITSTRDTSNAAKSVSYDVNHPYYLNNSDLPGMTLVNTVFDGRGYPGWRRSILLSLLAKKKLGFINRACQSLDLKYPHHEQWSYVNDMVISWILNTLSKDIADSVIYSKTAKELWDSLEQRFWRSNGAKLFHLQKELSGVVQRNNDIAAYFTKLKRMWDELDALNVIICCSCVCVWEVKAKLTKSLEDHRLIQFLMGINDIYAQARGNILMMNPLPNIDVAYSLLLQDENQRKVYANAHFNSESVSFMAAREAKQPNAQLLADFAAFMIIGQGKNYHKLRSQIKRSNHITQI encoded by the coding sequence ATGCCAGAAACAACCATCACGTCTACTCGTGATACGAGCAATGCTGCAAAATCAGTCAGCTATGATGTCAACCACCCTTATTATCTCAATAACTCTGATTTACCTGGAATGACTCTAGTCAACACTGTGTTTGATGGAAGAGGATACCCAGGGTGGAGGAGATCTATTCTCCTGTCTTTATTAGCCAAGAAGAAACTTGGTTTCATCAATAGAGCATGTCAATCTCTAGATCTGAAATATCCACACCATGAACAATGGAGTTATGTGAATGACATGGTCATCTCTTGGATCCTAAATACTCTCTCAAAGGATATTGCAGACAGTGTGATATACTCCAAAACTGCAAAAGAACTTTGGGACAGCTTGGAGCAGAGATTTTGGAGATCAAATGGAGCCAAGCTTTTTCATCTGCAGAAGGAGTTATCAGGTGTAGTACAGAGAAACAATGACATTGCAGCATACTTCACTAAGCTCAAACGAATGTGGGATGAATTAGATGCTTTAAATGTTATCATATGTTGTTCATGTGTTTGTGTTTGGGAAGTAAAGGCAAAGTTGACTAAGTCTCTTGAGGATCATAGATTGATCCAATTCTTAATGGGAATAAATGACATCTATGCACAAGCAAGAGGAAATATCCTCATGATGAACCCTTTGCCTAACATAGATGTTGCTTATTCACTTCTCCTAcaagatgaaaatcaaagaaaagtttaTGCAAATGCACATTTTAATTCTGAATCAGTATCATTCATGGCAGCTAGAGAGGCCAAGCAGCCTAATGCACAACTTCTAGCTGATTTTGCAGCCTTTATGATCATAGGACAAGGGAAGAATTATCATAAACTTAGAAGCCAAATAAAGAGGAGCAACCATATCACCCAAATATAA